Proteins from a genomic interval of Stenotrophomonas sp. WZN-1:
- a CDS encoding DEAD/DEAH box helicase, with the protein MSFESLGLAPFLLRALAEQGYENPTPIQQQAIPLALAGRDLLAGAQTGTGKTAAFGLPLLQHLGTASQEVRAGPRKPRALILAPTRELATQVHDSLRGYSKYLRIPSACIYGGVGMGNQLDILRRGVDLLVACPGRLIDHLERRSVDLSGIEVLILDEADRMLDMGFLPSIKRILAKLPKQNRQTLLFSATFEDNIRQLALEFMRNPEQIQVTPKNTVAETITHRVHPVDAGRKRDLLLHLLAQDSREQTLVFARTKHGSDKLATFLEKSGIKTAAIHGNKSQGQRLRALGDFKAGRVTVLVATDIAARGIDINELPKVINFDLPMVAEDYVHRIGRTGRNGATGQAISLVAQDEVKLLRAIVRLLGRDMDIRDVPGFELQTPIRWGNSAPGKAEHDTGERAPRKSHARRPHGDAPRHAHAGPKKAGGGRREGGGNGQQRAGAGQGQRRGGGGNGGGRGRGQGGNGGGRAG; encoded by the coding sequence ATGTCTTTTGAATCGCTGGGCCTGGCGCCCTTCCTGCTGCGCGCGCTCGCCGAGCAGGGCTACGAAAACCCGACCCCGATCCAGCAGCAGGCGATCCCGCTGGCGCTGGCCGGTCGCGACCTGCTGGCCGGCGCACAGACCGGCACCGGCAAGACCGCCGCCTTCGGCCTGCCGCTGCTGCAGCATCTGGGCACCGCCTCGCAGGAAGTGCGTGCCGGCCCGCGCAAGCCGCGTGCGCTGATCCTGGCCCCGACCCGCGAGCTGGCCACCCAGGTGCATGACAGCCTGCGTGGCTACAGCAAGTACCTGCGCATCCCCAGCGCCTGCATCTACGGCGGCGTCGGCATGGGCAACCAGCTGGACATCCTGCGCCGTGGTGTGGACCTGCTGGTGGCCTGCCCGGGCCGCCTGATCGACCACCTTGAGCGTCGCAGCGTCGACCTGTCCGGCATCGAAGTGCTGATCCTGGACGAAGCCGACCGCATGCTCGACATGGGCTTCCTGCCGTCGATCAAGCGCATCCTGGCCAAGCTGCCGAAGCAGAACCGCCAGACCCTGTTGTTCTCGGCCACCTTCGAGGACAACATCCGCCAGCTGGCGCTGGAGTTCATGCGCAACCCGGAACAGATCCAGGTGACGCCGAAGAACACCGTGGCCGAGACCATCACTCACCGTGTGCACCCGGTCGATGCCGGCCGCAAGCGCGACCTGCTGCTGCACCTGCTGGCGCAGGACAGCCGCGAGCAGACCCTGGTGTTCGCCCGCACCAAGCACGGCAGCGACAAGCTGGCCACGTTCCTGGAAAAGTCGGGCATCAAGACCGCGGCGATCCATGGCAACAAGAGCCAGGGCCAGCGTCTGCGTGCGCTGGGTGACTTCAAGGCCGGCCGCGTGACCGTGCTGGTGGCCACCGACATTGCCGCGCGCGGCATCGACATCAACGAGCTGCCGAAGGTGATCAACTTCGACCTGCCGATGGTGGCCGAGGACTACGTGCACCGTATCGGCCGTACCGGCCGTAACGGTGCAACCGGCCAGGCGATTTCGCTGGTGGCGCAGGATGAAGTGAAGCTGCTGCGCGCGATCGTGCGCCTGCTGGGCCGCGACATGGACATCCGCGACGTGCCGGGCTTCGAGCTGCAGACGCCGATCCGCTGGGGCAACAGTGCGCCGGGCAAGGCCGAGCACGATACCGGCGAGCGCGCACCGCGCAAGAGCCACGCACGCCGTCCGCACGGCGATGCGCCGCGCCATGCACATGCCGGCCCGAAGAAGGCCGGCGGTGGCCGCCGCGAGGGCGGTGGCAATGGCCAGCAGCGTGCGGGTGCCGGTCAGGGCCAGCGTCGTGGCGGTGGCGGCAATGGTGGCGGCCGTGGCCGCGGCCAGGGTGGCAACGGCGGCGGTCGCGCCGGCTGA
- a CDS encoding fumarylacetoacetate hydrolase family protein, with product MKLGSLKEGGRDGTLIVVSRDLRHGVRATGIAATLQQALEDWSHIAPRLNALYESLNAGDADGVFDLDPQALAAPMPRAYEFVDGSAYLPHVERVRRARGAEVPESFYTDPLMYQATSAGFYGPRDAVKVVSEDYGIDLEAEIVVITDDVPMAATPEQAAGHIQLVGLVNDVSLRNLIPGELAKGFGFLQSKPRSALSPVFVTPDELGAAWQDSKVHLPLLTHINGQWFGAPEAGVDMQFNFAQLVAHAAKTRPLGAGTIVGSGTIANEDTSKGASCFAEQRVVETLRDGKPSTPFMSFGDVVRIEMLDAAGNSIFGAIEQRIEQATKA from the coding sequence ATGAAGCTTGGTTCTTTGAAGGAAGGCGGCCGCGACGGCACCCTGATCGTCGTCTCGCGTGACCTGCGCCACGGCGTGCGCGCCACCGGCATTGCCGCCACCCTGCAGCAGGCCCTGGAGGACTGGAGCCACATCGCACCGCGCCTGAACGCCCTGTACGAATCGCTCAACGCCGGCGACGCCGATGGCGTGTTCGACCTCGATCCGCAGGCGCTGGCCGCGCCGATGCCGCGTGCCTATGAGTTCGTCGATGGCAGCGCCTACCTGCCGCATGTCGAACGCGTGCGCCGCGCCCGTGGCGCTGAGGTGCCGGAGAGCTTCTACACCGACCCGCTGATGTACCAGGCCACCAGCGCCGGCTTCTACGGTCCGCGCGACGCGGTCAAGGTGGTCAGCGAGGACTACGGCATCGACCTGGAAGCGGAGATCGTGGTGATCACCGACGACGTGCCGATGGCCGCCACTCCGGAACAGGCCGCCGGCCATATCCAGCTGGTCGGCCTGGTCAACGATGTCTCGCTGCGCAACCTGATCCCGGGCGAGCTGGCCAAGGGCTTCGGCTTCCTGCAGTCCAAGCCGCGCTCGGCGCTGTCGCCGGTGTTCGTCACTCCCGATGAGCTGGGCGCCGCGTGGCAAGACAGCAAGGTGCACCTGCCGCTGTTGACCCACATCAACGGTCAGTGGTTCGGTGCGCCGGAAGCGGGCGTGGACATGCAGTTCAACTTCGCCCAGCTGGTCGCACATGCGGCCAAGACCCGTCCGCTGGGCGCCGGCACCATCGTCGGCTCGGGCACCATCGCCAACGAAGACACCAGCAAGGGTGCCTCGTGCTTCGCCGAGCAGCGCGTGGTCGAAACCCTGCGCGACGGCAAGCCGAGCACGCCGTTCATGTCGTTCGGCGATGTAGTCCGCATCGAGATGCTCGATGCCGCCGGCAACAGCATCTTCGGTGCGATCGAGCAGCGCATCGAACAGGCCACCAAGGCCTGA